The Tripterygium wilfordii isolate XIE 37 chromosome 1, ASM1340144v1, whole genome shotgun sequence sequence ATTTCTGCTGCTATAGACCTGGGGTACGATCCTGTAAAAGTATGTGTATCCAATGTAACTTTGTACTTCTTCGATCTTTCTCTCAAATGTATACATGTCTACTGTATCTTATTTAATTCTGTCCTCTTTTGTGCAGCGGAAccaagtataattttttttccgtGTATATGCTGGTTGCTCTCAGGTGAATTGTGTCGTAATGCGGGGCTTTAATGATGATGAGGTCTGTGATTTTGTTGAGTTGACACGTGACAAACCAGTTAACATTCGTTTCATTGAGTTCATGCCTTTTGATGGAAATGTCTGGAACGTGAAGAAGCTTGTTCCCTATGCAGAAATGTTGGATATCGTGGTAAGGTAGAATGCTGAGAGGTGATAGTGTGTGGTGATTTGAATGTTCCCTCATATGCACTCTGAAAAACTCCTCTCAACTGAACAGGTGAAACAGTTCCCGGGCATAAAGAGACTGAATGACCACCCAACAGAGACAGCCAAGAATTTCAAGATAGAAGGGCATCGGGGTACTGTTTCTTTCATCACATCGATGACCGAGCATTTTTGTGCTGGTTGCAATAGATTGCGTCTTCTTGCTGATGGGAACTTCAAGGTGTGCCTATTTGGCCCTTCAGAGGTAAATGATCTCTTGTCCGCTATACTGTACGTGTATATTTGCTTGTAGTACAAATTTATCGTTTAACTGGATGTGTATCGTCTCCTAATAAGAAAGGCTGTGGTAACTTTCCTCCTTGTATGAGTTCTGTTTTTTAGTGTATTCCAATACACAAGATCCtaagattctattgttgatctTCCTAGTGCTTAATCTTTTGTAGGTTAGCTTAAGAGATCCCCTCCGCCGTGGTGCTGATGAACATGAGCTTAGGGAAATAATTGGTGCAGCGGTAGGCATTCTTCAGTCTTGCATAGCATATGTCTCACCACCAGATGTTGAGACATATGCAACGGTTGAGATTTAACACAATCTGTTTGCTCTTTGAGCTATCATAGCCTGaaaattttctaatatatttgaACTAATAGATGTTCTTTACTGTCCAGGTCAAGAGGAAGAAAGCTGCACATGCTGGAATGTTTGACCTTGCAAAGACAGCAAATAGACCTATGATACATATTGGCGGCTAGGGTCCTAATCCTAAAGCTTGGTATGTACTTATTGTACTACTCTACACATCTAGCTCACATTGTGCTTTCAGGAGAAATTGCTTTgactatatttttatttaaaagttTTGATAATAAATCCGTTTCCACCTTTTCTTTTGAGTGATTTATATAGCAAGCTATTGATGTATAAGTTCTGAATGGTTCACTCCACGGCTGTCTGCATGCATTCGAAGTCTGAGTTCACATTGTACATTGGAATGTTGTGAAACTTTTCCATTTAATCAGATTGTTACAAATTATGATGTGGGAAGGCGCAGCGTGAAAGGTTATTTTTCGTTGCAAATCAGAATCCTTCACCCTATTAAAATCATACTTTCTACAGGGAATTGAGAAGACATGGACACATTTCACACACCCCTCTTGCAGGTTCCCTGTTGCAGCATTTACTTAATTACTTGACATCGTCTTTGTTATTTTTGCCCTTCACTTCTATTTTGTTTGGAGTCTGCCGTACACTGCTGATGCATGAAAAAAGAAATCACCTGCGCTTACTATGGACTGAGAATAGCGTCGTGCTACGGTCATTGAATTAATAATCAATTATTGGTTATTAGACCTAATATTGAGTTTGATATTAATACTTTTGGAAATGTTATGTCGAACGTGAACTACTGATTTCTTTCAGGTTTACTGGATAATTGATAACTCATCAACACCTGATTCATCGTCTTCTTCTATTGATTTCACTACGGTGAAGACAAGATTAGCCGCCCGCGCTAAAGGCATACAAGATCAAAGCAATACATTCactaaggattttttttttaaattatgtcAGATTGTGTGGGAGATGAGGTCTGTTTACTTACATAGACCATGACAGATAACATAATCCTTTGCAATTTTGTACTACTTTACAGTGTAATTGTAGTTGTTGTGGTTATGGATACAAGAAAGCTTATACATAAGGATTGAAAATGTATACATTCTGGATGTATTATTGATGCAAGACCATTGTTGGATTGACAAAGATTGTACAGCTGCTTCAATTTCATGAAATGGTGAATCTTTAAACTGAATCTGAGTAGATATGTGTGCTATGTTGGCTTCAACTGTCCTCATTCAGATTTTTCTGGCCAAATCTAGAGTAGATTTGCTAGAAGTGCTTCTTgtgataaataatttttttgaaaaaaaaactgagaacAACTCAGCTGGCGTGCTCATTGAACAGCCCACTAAGCTCAAACGCAGGCCGGGTTGAGCACGAGCAAACCACTTGGAAATGACTGCTAGCTTAGAATCGAACACCCAACCTCGGGCGAGATTCTTTACGCCTTACAACATTAAAATTGGAAGCTTGGTGTTCCATACCTTCTTACAAAACCATGACCACAGATATATTTCTTGACATTGCTAAACAGAAACATCAAGTGTAAAAAGTCATCAGCAATCTGTACATTTGCactaaaaataatttcaaacaGCCAGAACACATAAGTGTCTCCGTAGCATCTGCGTTACGAGCCCTATAATCTTCTCAATCAAGGGGGTATTTTCAAACTTAAGGTCCCCATGAACTCTCCTGAGTAAGCCAAATCTACCACATTCTGTTCAGTATAACAGACCAGTGACCACAAAAAAGCGCAAAGCCATGAAATACCGATAAAGATGCAAACAAAACATATACGAAGATAAAAGGTATAACTGTATAACTTGCTCTGTGGAACTTTCAAGCTTTCTTTGTAAAATGCAGCATCAATTCTTTAAAACCAGGAAAGAGAGGTACTCAAAACAATAATAAGACTGTATGTAAAATTATGCAAAATCAATTGTATAGAATAGCAAAGTCAAAGACTAAAAATAACTAGATATAATTCTATCATACGTCACAAGAATCTCCAATGTTCATCATATGGAGCTTGAAAAAATCAAAGCAAATTTCACCCCTAGTAAAAGAATCAAAATAATCAAGAATGCCATGTCCATGCAGGTTAAATTCTTACTAACCGAACAATACTGAATTTAAATGCCATTATCACATAATTTTGAACCAAATGACATATAAGGAATCATAATactccttttaaaaaaaatagtggaactcattaaaaaaaaaaaaaaaaaaagaaagaagatatcACCACATTTTTTTCTCAGATTATGGTGACTAAGAGAAGATGCACATTTTCTTTACGACATGGAAAAAGAAACGCAAAATTCCTATTATTCTTCAGTGTGCAGCTCAAAGTTACAGTTTTCCAAATGAGCAGTAAgataataaaatttcaaaacaactTCAACTTCCCCAGTAGAAGTCATGCAATTGATGTTTTCAAGTCAATTGCTATCATCCAACACTTGACTGTTTACAAATAAGCTATCCCTTCTCTTAGGGAAGCCAGAAGATTCCAGTGCTGAACCCCGGAATTTCAGCTCTGAAGTGGCTCGAAAATTGGGATCAACAGAAGCAGGCCTGGAACTCGGGTCAGACGAACTTGGCCTATAGGAACCTGCATCTCCACCAGCGTATCGTGAGGGAGAGACATATCTCCTTGAAGGACCTCTCAGACCAATTATATCAGCACCTCTATTAGAAGTGTCAACAAAAGACCTGTCTCCAGAGGTTGATCCAATAGGCGCTCCATTCGTGGCAGATGGGGTGATAAAAGGATCATCTGGACCCCAAGAAGTAAGCGCTTCCCTTTTCTTGGCAAAGAAAATGCATGCGACAATAAGAAAAACTATGAAGAACAAGACCGGGCTTGTCCATATCATTGAACTAAATTCTCCTTTGAATACAGGAAGGTTAGAGCGGTACATTCCCACATATCCATCCCCCAGGCTGAGAACAACCAGCTTTTCACGGTCAGTAGCTATTAAGGTTACTGCCCTTCTCCTATTGGCAAATGCATCATCATCCACCATTTGATAATTTAGAAAAGATGATATGATGTCATCCAAACCAGCAGAGAAAATTAGACGAGGTGCACCGGGCCTACCATAATGCTGACTCGACACGTTGTACACGAAAATCTTCTCTTTATTCACAATAAGCAAATATCCCTTAATTGCCTGAAAATTAAGAGGCTCATCCATTTCAAATTTCTGCCTGGATCTAAGCCTGCATTTGAAGTTCGCTACATCCCCCAACAATAGCACATGAATCAAATGACCCTCTGATGTAAATCCATATGCTTTAGACCTCTCTGTGGCATCAAAGACATAATTCCGAACAATAGAATGATTCAAACCTTCACATTTAGATTCAGTAATTCTCATGCTTCTTAAGTCAAGTGAGGCAGCACCCTTTTCTGTCAAAAACAACAGCCTCTgcttcaagaatgccaagggcCTACTTGAGGGTGTAACAGTACCATAAATTGTTCCGTTCTCATTAAAAACCCGAATCTGTCCACTCATATCGGAAGAGACAATGTACCTCAATCTCCCAACTGGATGCACTTCAAGAATAGTAATAGCATGACCACCTCCTTGTCCATCTTTGAGTTTAGAGACACTTTCCATGGAAAGTGAGCTCCACTCTTCTCCAGTTGGAGCCACCTCAAACAACTTATGCACCAAAACCACACCATTTTGATGTCCTGTAACCAAAATACTCTGATTCTTATATACAGATGTGTAAGACAACATGGCAGTAACCGGTGACTCGCACGTTGTCACAAACTCAAGTAGAACATCCCCATTCTTGGTGAACAAATAAACCCTCCCCTGGTCGTCCCCAACCGCAACATACTTGCTAAGACCCTCATAGTCCCGGAACGGCAAGACATTAATGGAGGTGACAACAGAGTCACCCAACTTAACAGCTGCCACAAACTGAAACCTCTCGGACCAAGTAGGACCATACTTGGTCACCGGAACAGAAATTggtctcattctctcttcctctttgttctcctctttctcctcATCAACTCCAACACCAGCTACAACTTCATCATGCTCTAGCTTTCTTTGATTAATCGTAATTATCTTCTCTTGCTGATGATTGAGATGGGTTAATTTTGGTGATAATGTGGACTCTAGCTTATTAACTATTTCACTAAGATTCTTCACTAATTCTTCAAGTCTATTCAACAACAAAAGTTGCTGATCTTGCTGCTCTACTACTTGTTGATTCAATTGAACTGAAGCTTCAGTTTCAACCTCCATACAGCACACAAAGATTAtcaaagaagaagcaaaaatgaaaagcaagaAGAACAACTTGCCTGCCATTATTTTTGCGGCGGCTATCTCTTACAGCAACTGCGGATCTGCAAATCCTCGGAATCTAATCTAATCAGAACCAAAAGTCTGGTTTGTCTTTAGATTTCATTCGATTTTCAACAGAGCTGGAACTGAAACCGAGCTTCCTGTCCGTACGTTCGATTTGATTTTAGGGCAAAATGCGAAATACTCGGCAGGATgcaagaaaaatattaaaataccgttaattatatttattaccTGTTAAATTGAATTATGTGTATATCTAAATACACattattttttactaaatacataCAAGATTTCAATAAATCATttcacaaaattaataaaagattAAAATGATCAAAGAATGATGTGATGTTATCTGGATCagtattttattaattttgtgaaatgattgattgaaatattgtgtgtatttaataaaaaaattatatgtatttAGTAATTCCCTTGAATTATGAGTTTTAATTTTCCTACAAAATAATTGCAATATTGGGACGTGAGTATATACATAATAAATAAACGTACTTCTTTGTCTCTGTGATATTGTTAAATGTGATTTAACAACACTTTAATTtgtcttaataaaaaaaaacccttaaattGTGAAGATGTGATTAATTTTgagtaatatatttttatttatggtAAATTACTGAAAAATAATAGtctcatataaaataaaaaataaaaaaaagtagacAGAATTAGGGCATCGAAAAAGAGTTTATTAAGAAACTCATGCCAAATTATGTTGTCTCTAAAACATGTTAAGTAGTAGAATAAGATTGATAGGATTATTGTGTTAATTTCCATTCAATTTATTTCAGTTGATTTTTTGTAATCGAGAACGATATCGTACAAATTTACCCTTTTGAGCAtctgatatgagtttaaattcgGATTCAGATAAATTTACCAACTAAGCTATCATCAAAATGGTTATGTTAGTTGATTATGAAAAGGATTATATATAACCCCTTTTTAGCTAACTTGTAAATTGTTAATTACAATCATCaactatataaataataattaatcacTGTAATGGTGAGATATTGTGAGTGTAAATTGTTGATACGGCGGCTGCTAAGACCAAGATTAGGTCATCAAGAAGAATGCCAAAAACCCACCAAACTACTTTTGACAAATTAAAGACCGACTTTTGCTAGACCCAAAAGGCCAAAACTCAACTAAAAtctcaagattttttttaaaaaaaagttgataAATTTGATTATATTAAGTTACCTAGTAAAATAGATAATTGAGGCTCATAAACACTCGTGTCATCAAAAAGATGGTGTATAATCAAGATCCaagaggattaaaaaaaaaaggaaaaaaaattgaaacgcACAAACACAAACTCAAAAGACGGTCATCGTTGGACACTCCCGAATGACACTGTATTACATCGGACAATAGTGGAACGATTCCGACTCCATTGGTCTACGTCGGATAACAAAGACTGAATAGAAAAATAACATAGATTACAACTTTAATTTACAACAAGGATCTTAGCTTTCCCTTTAACAAGAGAGGTTGATCTCTCTCAGATTTGAAAATCTCATTACTATAAAACCAAATATATGTTTCCAGAGAACACTAAAAATCCTAATATCAAATTAAgcataattaaacaaaaaaataaataatagataACTTTCATGCATATTTGGTGGAAGAAATTAATTTTGAATGGAGAATCAAATTAACCCACAATGGCAATATTACATTAAAGATTGTTCAGTCGAACAGAGGAATGAAAAGCTAGCTAGTTCCtgatatatataaagaaagaaaataagttAGCTAGTTGATATATATGTATCACAACATTACAAAATACAGGCCAATTCCCTGGTCATGGAAATTAAGCAGCGTTGATCATGAAATATCAAATtgactcatcatcatcatcatcaatatttaaatttgaaaatgatataCATTAGAAATTCACTTACACACCCTATATATGCCAACAATATTATTCGTTGTGGGTTGTGCAATTTCTGTCAATACATCGAACTCGCATGATTTTATTAATCCTTAACGCAATTATTACGAGTTAAAGTTTAATTCATTGAACAAACCCGGCTATTATGTGTCAAAACTCAACTCATTTGAGTTAAGAAAATTAATTGTTAATTTGTAAAGAGGTGGGTTTTTCTTATTAATCACTCCGTTTTGTGCGGTTAGTGGCAGTGGTGGCCCAAGAAGTGTCTGTCAGCCATCATTTCAGTCTCTGTATTCCTATGTTGAGCTCATGTGCTGTTCGAAATTCACGctttaaattattaatttgCGACTCATGGAGCAAACAGTCGCTTTGGCCGAGTGGTTAAGGCGTGTGCCTGCTAAGTACATGGGGTTTCCCCGCGAGCCTTCGAATCTCTCAGGCGACGtatcttttttgttatttatttgtttttttttctctctctagtacTTAGAGCTACGGCCCCCGcgtatcttttttgttttttgttttttttctctctctactacttatttgtttttgtttttttctctctctctactacttatttgtttcttatttgttttttgttttttgtttttttctctctctctactacttatttgtttttgtttttttctctctctctactacttatttgttttttttttctctctctactacttaGAGCTACGGCCCCCCGcgtatcttttttgttttttgtttcttttctctctctactacttatttgtttttgtttttttctctctctctactacttatttgtttttttttctccctctaCTACTGAGAcgtatcttttttgttttttgtttttctctctctctactacttatttgtttttgtttttttctctctctctactatttatttgttttttttctctctctagtacTTAGAGCTACGGCCCCCGcgtatcttttttgttttttgttttttttctctctctactacttatttgtttttgtttttttctctctctctactacttatttgtttcttatttgttttttgttttttgtttttttctctctctctactacttatttgtttttgttttttttctctctctactacttatttgttttttttttctctctctactacttaGAGCTACGGCCCCCGcgtatcttttttgttttttgtttcttttctctctctactacttatttgtttttgtttttttctctctctctactacttatttgttttttttttctctctctactacttaGAGCTACGGCCCCCCGcgtatcttttttgttttttgtttcttttctctctctactacttatttgtttttgtttttttctctctctctactacttatttgttttttttttctctctctactacttaGAGCTACGGCCCCGCGAGAGTTCGAATCTCTCAGGCCAcgtatcttttttgttttttgtttttttctccctctctactacttatttgtttttgtttttttctctctctactacttatttgtttttttctctccctctaCTACTTAGAGCTACGAGTCTGTTTGATAtcacttttatttcttttttttttgttttagttttcaaaaaatagaaaataaaaacaaaaatattgtttgtttgtattttctgttttggtttttatgaaaatcaaaaataggttttcaaaatttttgaaaacaagaaaaaaaagtttttaaaagttttagaaacaaaactagttacacttattatagattccactttctttaagatttcatattacaaattgcatagatatatttgttttttgttttttttctctctctctactacttatttgtttttttttctctttctactACTTAGAGCTacgggtctgtttggtatcacttttgtttcttttttttgttttagttttcaaaaaatagaaaataaaaacaaaaaatattgtttgtttgtattttctgttttggtttttatgaaaatcaaaaatatgttttcaaaatttttgaaaacaagaaaaaaaagtttttaaaagttttggaaacaaaactagttacacttattatagattgcactttctttaagatttcagattgcaaattgcatagatatatgaagacaatgatcaaatatactttgggttattgttttatttcttctctttttttctttctgctgatgcTTTCAATAGTGAAACACGACAAATGttgcagttataaaaaatatagtggtgtggatatatt is a genomic window containing:
- the LOC120000971 gene encoding uncharacterized membrane protein At1g75140-like gives rise to the protein MAGKLFFLLFIFASSLIIFVCCMEVETEASVQLNQQVVEQQDQQLLLLNRLEELVKNLSEIVNKLESTLSPKLTHLNHQQEKIITINQRKLEHDEVVAGVGVDEEKEENKEEERMRPISVPVTKYGPTWSERFQFVAAVKLGDSVVTSINVLPFRDYEGLSKYVAVGDDQGRVYLFTKNGDVLLEFVTTCESPVTAMLSYTSVYKNQSILVTGHQNGVVLVHKLFEVAPTGEEWSSLSMESVSKLKDGQGGGHAITILEVHPVGRLRYIVSSDMSGQIRVFNENGTIYGTVTPSSRPLAFLKQRLLFLTEKGAASLDLRSMRITESKCEGLNHSIVRNYVFDATERSKAYGFTSEGHLIHVLLLGDVANFKCRLRSRQKFEMDEPLNFQAIKGYLLIVNKEKIFVYNVSSQHYGRPGAPRLIFSAGLDDIISSFLNYQMVDDDAFANRRRAVTLIATDREKLVVLSLGDGYVGMYRSNLPVFKGEFSSMIWTSPVLFFIVFLIVACIFFAKKREALTSWGPDDPFITPSATNGAPIGSTSGDRSFVDTSNRGADIIGLRGPSRRYVSPSRYAGGDAGSYRPSSSDPSSRPASVDPNFRATSELKFRGSALESSGFPKRRDSLFVNSQVLDDSN